The nucleotide sequence gaaggttgtcctcaagttcgttttgtgccacattggtcatttcgtaggttattagagaccctaTAActtctttgataaaaaaattaattttttttattcttgaatagccgttactttcgaattctaatttttagaaagtgatcataaaactttactaataagttcaaaatttgaaaaagttttaccaaaagcttttaaaccattgacaacattcgtaaaacgggtatacatgttaaTAAtgatttcgctcggcttcattcaaaatagtttaaaattgtgtattaaaagattgactttagaatctttaactctagtagtgtcttcgtgtatgatttcaagagtgtaccaaatatcgaaagtcatttcgcacataaaattcgattgaattctttttttttgtctaaagtgtaaaatagagcattcatagctctagcatttaaaaaaaaagtcttcttctccaaaccattccaatggttcattggaagagaagaccttcaaaaatcgctttcgacaatattccataaattcaaatccaacgaaagcaagaaaactcttattccagtttttcaatatgtgtagtctgtcccattgaataagggatgatgaatgagagagtgaccctcttgaaaatcgaaaagagccatttctcttgggtgttaaaccaaatgagaaattacgaggctctgataccaactgttaggaatgagtcaacactaagagtggggggtgaattagtgcagtggtaaaattatCGATTCAAATCCTttcgttttgattaaaatcgattccaacgaaaactatttcgtaaagatcttaacttgaaacatgtttatatatatagtgaaagtagtaggcaagtaaagtaGGGAAGGGCAGTTTGCAAgaaatgtaaattgtaagaagtaaatgcaaaccgagttatagtggttcggtcgtcgtgacctacatctattccaccgattcctcttccgtcgaggccaccgacatccactatcggtattccttcaataagcgaagaccaaccaccttttacacccctcttctccttttcacaggtttaggagataacctttgcaagcactcactcctctctaaacagaattataAATTTAGGtctataggaggggatttcttaagtaATTGTAATAgcgtttctcactttaaaactctctatgcttgtatacgTTAACCAGTGATgaaatgggtatttataggcttcaagttgatttaaacttgaagcctaaaaatgtctcaacctgggtttcctaggtacgggcggtaccaccgccagtgttagtctgacactgcactgggcagtaccaccgcccagagctcctgggagaccgagtcccaagtggtgccaccacctcaatctggcgatgccactgccaaACATGGTCCAACATCCTAGTTggtccttgaatccggcccaaactagcctaacttcgggcccaattagcccttaacagagttgataggattacctcccaaatcacacTCTAATTAAatactaactacgattcttaaggcatattctaagcaaatcaagtctggttagtcttggtttcttcctacgagcttctggcgaacttccagcgaacttccgacgatctctcggtaatgttccaacggactcccagcaagctcctatacttcacaacgatcttcttggcgtgttccgatgagcttctttggcaagctcctggacttctcggttagttccggcagaacttccaacgaactctcgaactcctaacgaaatcacgttcttgactccgaaacttcattttgctttatgccttgctatcatagttaatcctgcacacataaaatatacttcgatctagacaattattactaagcatgaatcatgttgtttggcatgtcattggtcaattgacgcttcgttcgattcttcggcgcatcgtcctctcttgtggcctattgcccaatcgaccagttgacatcaacaactctgatatccttggcgcaatattcgctcttttttgcccaatgcccaaatccatggaccgaagccttatgccgatatgtcgaccggtctttcggcacgacgtccaatcttctgacatgttttcctcctgcctaacatgatttttcctactttaattgtctctccctgatcgaagcatcttacgtcattcaaaatgcatatcaaattataaatattatcaattggtttcatcgtcaaaattcgagattcaatatagAATGCTAGAAAGCTTTTCGATGGTGGGAGAGATATAGGTtgcattgatataaaatttaggTACCTAACAAATAAGTGAAATAATATTGATCTCGCTCTTAATGTACCCTTAAACACTATTAACAATCCTTATACATACGCTACCATAATTAAGTGAGTCTCTCCAATCAAATTTGATGCTCATGCTACCATAATTAGATTTTCTTTCCATTAATCGATACCcttaatcaaatttataatatattttatataattaaatatgattatataatctaatagaaatttgattgagtcTTGCTTGAGTTTTGTGTAGAGTTATTGTGAATTACATGTCAATTGAATTATATTTTTCTAAACATATAATTAAAATAGTTAGTTAATAAAAACAATCTTACGTATATCAAATCCTTTCATCTTTAATGGGAAGAATTACGATAATTTAACACTTTTGCATCAAAGTTAGGGAGAATTAAAATTAGCTTAGATTATCATAATCAACCTATTTTTACCTAATCGAATTTAAAATAGCTTAGATTACAAGTGTAGTGGAGTATTAAAATCCGCTTCGTTTTGATCTAATTAACTCGATGTATTATGGCACAAGAAGAAGTCAAATCAGTCGAATCGATTGGGTCCATATAAAACTAATCCGCTCATAATTTAAGACTAATTAGAGGTAGATGTGGCGCGAGAAGATTGCGATTATTCTTCGGAACCAAATTGGTGACAAGATTTGGGGACAAGATTtggtatattataatataatcacGGAATCAAATTAGGACAAGTCAAATTGGTGGCAGATGGGGCATGCGAATGATATTTAACAGGAAACATGGGAACTTGTGGGGGCTTAAATACAAAATGTGCTAGTGTCATTATAATATTTATGTACGAATATATAGGCATTAAGAACTGATAAATAAATTTGCATTATGATGTGGTTCCACTTCCACGTGGGTGGCCCCATTATGCTGCGTTATATTACTATCTATCGTCGACCACTTGACAGGGTCACTTTGTTGACGGGTTGCCATGAATATGCAGTAGATGTCCTCTTCAGATCACTCGGGGGTTGGTAGGAAGAGAGGAGGGGATCACTCGGGGGTTGGTAGGAAGAGAGGTGGGGATCACTCGGGGGTTGGTAGGAAGAGAGAGGAGCGGGGGCGGTGGGCGGGTTTTGGTTTTCCCCTCCGTCACGTGGTGCCGCCATCACGTCGACTTCCACCGTGTCCTACTAACCCCCTCCGGCATCTTCTGCAGCTTCTCTTTTCCCGAGAACCATCGAGACACCGTCACAGTAGCCTGAGccgtcgagaaacagagagagagagagagagagagagagagaacgtgaTGAGATGGCCAGAGCGTGGTCCACGTTTCGTTCCGGTGATTCCAAATGGCGGATGCCTCCTCGTCTCTTTCTCCCTCTCGATCGCCTCGGTTTTAGGGTACCctgtgttatttatttaagacggCACTAGCCTTCTCCTGGCATCAATCTCCCTCGCATTGAAGTAAAGCGGAGCGGAGGAAGGCTTCCGTGGCTTCCTCTCGCCGTCGAGTCACGCTGGGCTCTCCTGCTAGTTTTGTTTACGAGGTAACCATGAGCTACCTACTTCCTCCTCTCGGAACCTTGCTTGCTGCATCCATTGCTCTCAACAAAATGCTTTCTGCTTATCTACTTTTAGACCCAATCAGTACCCTATTAATGCTTCGCGGAGTAACGGTACTTGTTGTCTATCGATGAGGAAACCGTTGCTGCTTACGGCATTGACGTTTGTTTACGAGCTGGTTTTACGATGCAGTCTTTTAGTTGCTCTCTCGTCTTCTTCTCTTAGCTCAGGAGCGAAGCGATGTCTACTCTGCCAGCACCTCCCCGCCCCAAAAGGAAGAAGATTTGGGTGGACTATCTGGTCCAGTTCCGATGGATCATCATCGTCTTCGTCGTCCTGCCCCTCTCCTGCTTCATCTACTTCCTGTCCTACCTGGAGGAGCGGAAGACCGAGAAGAAGCCGTACAAGCAGCGGCAGAAGGAGCACGAGGAGAACGTCCACAAGGTGGTGAAACGCCTCCAGCAGCGGAATCCCTTCAAAGACGGCCTCGTGTGCACGGCTCGGAAGCCCTACATCGTCGTCGGCATGCGCCACGTGGACTACAAGCGCGCTCGCCACTTCGAGGTCGACCTTTCCCCATTCAACAACGTCCTCGACGTCGACAGGGAAAGAATGGTCGTCAAGGTGGAGCCCCTGGTGACGATGGGTCAGCTTAGCCGGATCACCGTTCCCATGAATCTGGCGCTCCCGGTGGTCTCGGAACTCAACGACCTCACCGTCGGAGGCCTCATCAATGGCTACGGCATCGAGGGCAGCTCCCACATATACGGCCTCTTCTCCGACACTCTGGTCTCCCTGGAGGTCGTCCTGGCCGACGGAAAAGTCGTCAGAGCCACCAAGGACAACGAGCACTCCGACCTCTTCTACGCCATTCCTTGGTCTCAGGGAACGCTGGGCCTGTTGGTGTCAGCCGAAATCAAGCTCATACCGGTAAAGGAGTACATGAGGCTGACCTACAAGCCGGTGAGGGGGAGCCTGGGGGAACTGGCGCAGGCTTACGCCGACTCGTTTGCACCCAAAGGTGGCGACCCGAAGAAGATGCCGGATTTCGTCGAGTCCTTGATCTTTACGCCCACGGAGGGGGTGTTCATGACCGGGGCCTACGCTTCCGAGGAAGAAGCGAAGAGGAAGGGGAACGTGATCAACCGGGTGGGGTGGTGGTTCAAACCGTGGTTCTATCAGCACGCCGAGACGGCGTTGAAGAGGGGCGAGTTCGTGGAGTACATCCCGACGCGGGAGTACTACCACCGGCACACCAGGAGCTTGTTCTGGGAGATGAAGCTCATCCTGCCGTTCGGCGACCAGTGGTGGTTCCGGTGGCTGATGGGGTGGATGATGCCTCCCAAGATCTCCCTGATGAAGATTACTCAGGGGGAGGCGATCAGGAAGTACTACCACGACATGCATGTGATACAGGACATGCTGCTGCCCATGCACAAGGTCGCCGACGCCCTGGAGTTCCTCCACCGCGAAATGGAGGTAGGTTTCCGTCTTTACTTCCTGCTCCCCCTGCTTGAATTGCTAGTACTACACACCGTGACGCATGTCATGCTGGGGTTTTGATTCAGGTCTATCCGATCTGGCTTTGCCCACATCGCCTCTTCAAGCTCCCGGTGAAGACCATGGTATACCCAGAACCTGGATTCGAGCTGGATCCGAAACAGGGAGACACCAGCTTCGCGCAGATGTTTGCGGACATCGGCGTCTACTACGCCCCCGGGCCTGTGCTGAGAGGTGAGGAGTTCGACGGCGCCGAGGCCGTGCACAGGCTCGAGGAATGGCTGATCCAGAACCATGGTTTCCAACCGCAGTACTCGGTGTCGGAGCTCAGCGAGGACAACTTCTGGAGGATGTTCGATCGAGAGCTGTACCACCACTGCCGCAGGAAGTACAAGGCGATCGGGACTTTCATGGACGTCTACTACAAGTCCAAGAAGGGGAAGAAGACCGAGAAGGAGGTGCTGGAGGCGGAGGCCGCGATCGCAGAGACCGAGTACGCCGTAGCCGAGAAGGAGAACTAGAACCGAGCGAGCCGCCTCCAGCACGCCAATAAGATTGGGATTTCCCATGATGGATGGAACTCGAGTCGGGCAGTATCTGCCTGCCAAATCTTCATGTGCTCTTTGATGCTTTCAAGTAGTGTAAATCGTGTTGGAGCTCTCTTCTGGACTTGAGGTTATCTTGTGATGCCAAATCTTAGTTTACCATTTGAAGCAATCGAAGCTCCTGCAATCCACAATAATTAGGTAGTAAGGGAGTAGATGACAACGTTCATAGTGCAATGCAGGGTTTTAAGATGGATCACTGTTTACCGGCAAAAAGAGACAGAACACAGCGACAAAAAATCTCTCAAGCCGTAAAAGTTTCCCACTAGTAAATTCATATAAGAAAAACATCGTCGAACACGATCGATCGATAACAAAGAAAATTATGCGATGGGATCAAGAATTCTTGAGCCATGCTCTAATGAAATCAACCATGATCGGATAATGA is from Musa acuminata AAA Group cultivar baxijiao chromosome BXJ3-8, Cavendish_Baxijiao_AAA, whole genome shotgun sequence and encodes:
- the LOC135646233 gene encoding delta(24)-sterol reductase-like, with the protein product MSTLPAPPRPKRKKIWVDYLVQFRWIIIVFVVLPLSCFIYFLSYLEERKTEKKPYKQRQKEHEENVHKVVKRLQQRNPFKDGLVCTARKPYIVVGMRHVDYKRARHFEVDLSPFNNVLDVDRERMVVKVEPLVTMGQLSRITVPMNLALPVVSELNDLTVGGLINGYGIEGSSHIYGLFSDTLVSLEVVLADGKVVRATKDNEHSDLFYAIPWSQGTLGLLVSAEIKLIPVKEYMRLTYKPVRGSLGELAQAYADSFAPKGGDPKKMPDFVESLIFTPTEGVFMTGAYASEEEAKRKGNVINRVGWWFKPWFYQHAETALKRGEFVEYIPTREYYHRHTRSLFWEMKLILPFGDQWWFRWLMGWMMPPKISLMKITQGEAIRKYYHDMHVIQDMLLPMHKVADALEFLHREMEVYPIWLCPHRLFKLPVKTMVYPEPGFELDPKQGDTSFAQMFADIGVYYAPGPVLRGEEFDGAEAVHRLEEWLIQNHGFQPQYSVSELSEDNFWRMFDRELYHHCRRKYKAIGTFMDVYYKSKKGKKTEKEVLEAEAAIAETEYAVAEKEN